The window tacgatgagggcttaaaaaaccacttcccagaaggttcgtagagatatttaaagagctagaaatcaggaatcctcccaatttcagctcagaatctccttagacttccaggctctttccctgccttacgtacaaggatagggaagattttgcaacaagagaactcttcaacatgtaggaagagtgctcgttagcaacggaagtatcaagtatgatcctctcggaggaagactggtctctcggactattagatttcctatcggtctactggatgtagctgactaaaattacctccccttgttacggaggccataagctcagtgaaacgccagccaggcgcgaggcacagccaggcgccagccaggcgcgagacgccaggcggcgcgagacgccaggcaggcgcgaggcgccaggcggcGCGAGGCGccgccaggcgcgaggagccaggcgcaagccaggctctgggcttcatccagaagagttctatttcaaagaaagccctggtcttctttgggaacagtggaatctctaaagcacttcttgagtaactcgacgattccttcaaacagctaagaaaattaaaagcgcttgaagtgcgggattttaacaattcttgttctttccataacaatatgtcgtgagagacatattagctgtaataacgggatatgcaactctgtgttgatcctctttgcacgaaggagatcaagtgggcctatgagagatccttctctctttattataagtgtccacggatgcgttgctgggatagggagacgacactgatccttaactagtgaattattttttaattttttttaacataagtatattattttctggatttatttgaaatgagtttggggatagctcttttcaaattaagcacaaaccctcgtgtttaggatcaggtgatcgggatctcgtgttgtgctccttaaagtatgccaataggcattggtgtattgtcatgtaagtggataagaaccccattgacaaatgaccactagattctgtcaagtaagtggataagaccccattgacagatctacaagaactcttagccataggtcacatcctcgctgaggctcttgagacgaagcagactactagcaatagctaggaagtcgaacCTTCGTCTAAAACACATAGGAACcacggttttatttatttattacctacaacgtatgttgtttacctgtatattcagtaatagctgtcttttaccctccaccaatggtgtgaatcagctatgtatatatctgacgggtaagttgaatgtataaaaatgatattgttatgatacaataaagttttatacatacttacctggcagatatatacaattaaatggccctccagcctcccctcaggagacagctggaagaaaaattatgaattagaaaacgggtgtatggttcctattcccgccaccagcggcgggggggtagatcacctgacctacctgcgcgtgtgccgcgaatttcgaatttctgtcggacgacggagtaatagctatgtatatatctgccaggtaagtatgtataaaacttattgtatcataacaatatcatgtttcattaattttttacttgAGAAAATTAGGCTAAAGCTGTGCTGACCCACCATCCATCCACAAAAGTGGTTACAAGTATCAGTGATACTGAGAATCCTCACCCTCCAGCGTCTGAGGGAGAAAATTTCGCCCTATTTGTTCACAGTTGTGTGGCATGCTGACAAGTCTCTGAACATTCCTGGTGCTGTGTCTCAAGACCCCAGTTAGCCACCCTGCACCAGAGGACAAAATCACAGGTGCCCCTTCTGCTACCCATTTCCAAAACAATCAGgaagggaaccaaggtcggacgaacaccagtctgttcataagactcagattccacccaccaataagtaagtcttccatatgtaaaggaccgatggatGTATTAAGTGGTGGAATCACAATTTGAAGTAAatagtatttttcctaactattcaAACCTGAGTctttttacacatagtcccaccttatgccacccctcactctgttcctgggcctaaagcaaagtggaatgtttacctccagtcgggcgggactcccgaccatcggataAGCAGTTACTACCGAAACTACCTTGTTCGGAAAGCTTACGGGACCGGTCCAGACTGCCGCTGCTAagtatattccatatgtaaaggacctcaggtttatatagttaggataatacaatttacttcaaattGTGATTTTTGTGGTAAAGGACTTAGGTCCTCCCGCTTCGGTAGTAGGCTGTTCTTTTGCAGGAGACAGCGAGTATAAAAGAATGATAGACCTCATTCACCATTTGTTTCCATAGTCAAGACTTGATGAGGAACCATTTAAACCAACCAAGCGATGTTCGAGGAACTATTCTCTACCCAACCTTTGGTTTCTCCTCCTTCTTGTAAGTTGCCTTGGTTTGGTTGTGTTGAACAAGCCTGAGGAGGTGGACTGTCAGTTAGCTGTTGTAGTGGGGGTGGGTATGCAGAACTCGGCTATTATTCCCAGTCGCAAACCTTTATATAGTGTAGTGGGTAACCCCTTTTTGGGTTTTAGAGCACCTCTTAACAAGTCAACGGAGGCGCTCCTTTCCAAGGTCCTGACAGGGAACAGGTTGGTTGGTATTGGTATTTCAGTGAGAGAAGCGGCTTTGCTTGAAGACACCTTCAGGAATCAATCTGGGGCTCTCTCCCACACTATGTGGATATTTTTGGGCCTCGTGGGCTTCTTAAAACGGGACGGGTATACCCCTTTGGATCCCGGTCTCTTCAACAACCATATTACGTCGGTATCCATGGGGTTAGCTCATCAGGTTAATGTCtcagatggcttcctgtcgtgaacatctatgtaatgtttatGGATGGCCCCCTGATTTCTATTGCTGTAttgatcatttgatctgcatagctgttgtttgtcagcagttagCGAATTCGATAGAGTTCGTTACGTACGTTTCAAATGATCgaaacagcaataaaaaagaaaatggacgattTTTACCAATCCAACACAATGAcaaaaaacgaggagaacttaattatttaccatcgtgtacattatgggtctgcatacaaggaggattgctgcacactacgtggGATAGTAAATAGAGGCATAAAATCCCAAAAGctccttaccacaaaataagcctcaggatatatagtaagcccaaacttgtagcagccctaataaagaagaacagcaccgctccagggggaccgaaggagatgagCACGAACATAGTTTACaaatttaaacatatatttaaggaaacactagcacatggcattatattttgaatatttattaaacctctgtttaaactttcacttttatcgtCACAGtgcatatgtccttatgttctttgtatccaaaacaacacccTTAAGCTGTTTATCCCTAGACTAATCAGTACCCATAcgtcaaggtcatacttcccacacaatgaaataaataggccaaaaggccagatttgtagtcattagtcgcttgataatgccataaggcgaaacagctgtcgcgacaaaattcaataaaggagagaaggaagtctgcatattttcaccagaaattgacgaatgagaatcggaaaaaactttgtcggtatgaagatacctgcaaggaacttattgatatatgtatatatatatatatatatatatatatatatatatatcatatcaatatatctatctatctatctatcatatatagatatatatatatatatatatatatatatatatatatatatatatatatatatatatatatatcaataagtttcttggcaggtatcttcataccgacaaaGTTTTTTCCGTTCATTCtcattcgtcaatttctggtgaaaatatgcagacttccttctctcctttattgaattttgtcgcgacagctgtttcgccttatggcattatcaagcgataatgccataaggctatatatatatatatatatatatatatatatatatatagatacaccatTCACTGATGCCATACTGATAACCCCTCTTAGCTTCTCGCTATtttaaataacacacacatccattccctcaatttgactttaaccatattctttgaaccgggcattaacacaatatcctccgataaaacacctttatatttgtggttagtacctcccctttccacaatcccataaacatcaccacccttagttctcattacatccaccccattgttagtatcagaaataacatcaatagtaccagtatcaccacccataatatcattgtcacattcaccaaaattgttaccaccgtgaactccaataTGCTGCATAGCATCCTCGCAATTATTCCCCGtatcaccagtgtgggttttaatattaccactccccataaccccagtatcatcatcattagcatcaccaaacacatcccctttttcaacaatctccatatcctcagttctaatcacgtcctccaaaggaagaaaaacaccaggtattccgactgttatcccattaacacccgcatggatcaaaatcttgtgtctcctacatgcaggatgacccagcaaaagtctgttgcccaacgcaatccctttcattaccaaaaatggttctattaatactctgtcaccgagagtaaactgtatttgaacacaacccagggtatttaatctatgggcttgcacatcacacacagtctccgttgagggtttcaaagggtaatgggagaacatagattgatacaaattgtgatccatcaagtttACGCTTGCGCCAGTATcaataaatattgggatatcaACGTCCTCTACTGTTGTGTAAACTATAGGCGTGGGCTCTGGGGcttcccccacgagaccacaatgacatgtactaatcacctgtaccttTTTTGTTGATAggctgatccctttgccctctgaaaTGATCCGCCTGGGAAGTCctcatattataactcccagaactttgaggtgtaggcctcgcaactttccgtatctgagaggaacaagattgccaatagtgatccgcactcttacacattccacaatatttaactctacacattttctttgggtgccctggtttataaccattgaaacagcgcaactgctgttgcctttgatcaattgatcttttgttatattcaacttttgcacacaaactgGAAGAAGAAAATTCTATGTCTCTTTGCACCGTATTTCCCGGGCCTGTCCCAtcaaaaaatgtactatctacagtgggacatttagacatatgtttaattctttgtctgatgtaggttcaatcttttcatcaaaactatccactattgcatccggtacatcgtgcaagagcatcgcaaaatggatcagtttatgtaaattgtcaagtgagacactaactcctgtaacccatttagatgttttaaatttttctataCATTCTGCCGCTGAGTTGCCCTAGGACTAATCCTTTGCTTAAAGGGTGTCGATTTCTCTTCCTTGTGGAGATCTCCATGCTGTTGAGAAGCTTCAAACAGCTTTACCCTCCCAGGGAATTGagtccccctgagtgggatgtgactcttgtcttacAGAGCTTGACTTTACGAGAGTTGTCAGACAAGGATCTGACCTTCAAGATCGTGTTCTTGCTTAccctggcattggcaaagagaTTTTGTGAGCATCAAGGACTTTCCTTCGAAGTTGAACACTTGAAGGGATGAGGATCTGTCACGCTCTAGTTTAGGGGTTCTCAAACTCCTTATCTCCTCGACCCCCTAATgaagttttcatttttctatcgaccccctagactagcatttaataattcaagaaaagaaaaaaaaacaccaatgtcAAATCCAATTTGAGAattattagtttagtacttgacatgcagtatgataaaaatgtaacacctagtaagaaaatatgtttagaactttagatatatgagtatatgtaaTTTAATTCGCTGACCCGTTAGTTATTCATCAacccttttgaccccctgactattcatcGACCCGGTCCTATTGACCcttgggggtcgatatcgaccactttgagaatcTCTGCTCTAGTTTGTCCCTTGaattcgtagcaaagactcagaatccgttgGTCCCTGACATCAGATTGAAGTTCTTTTCGATCCCCTTCATAGAGGACTTTGCTGGTAGTGATCAAGACAATATGCTACTGTGTCCAGTTCGAGTGTTGTGGTGCTATCTAAAGAGGTTTCAACATCTCCGTCCTCAATGTCGATGACGCTTTGTTAGTACTGGCTCGaccaaggaagaggtgtccaagaaaatGGTTTCTTTCTGGAGTCGTGAGAAAATCAAGGGAGCATACTctgcttttgacaaggtagatagGAGTACTTTCTGAGTAAGAGCTTAGAGGGTTGGGTGCATGGTCTGTCCCTCGTATTCTGGAAGAACCTGTCGGTTCTAATAGTACTAAGGGTGGGAGTGTGTTCAAGAAAGACCACAttcacatccttctaccttcgggacaTTGCCCAAGGGTccatggacaccttttccttcctGTGGTGTCTGcttaacaagttgtgtagctcacccAGCTCCCCTAGAGGGACAGGTAGCATCTCACCTAAGGTGTTCTGAGTTACAAAGagagagtgtgagtgagtgactggcctcttcctctctttctctttttataccCTTCCTCACCTGTATGGCTGGGGGAAGGTTGGCAAACTGTTACATGCTGAATGGGTgtgagatgcaggtgagctacataACTAAGTACTGTCTATAATCTAGAAGTCTGTAGATTAATAGATGAATGTCCATCCCCTCTCTCTAGCAAAGGGAGAGAGGGACTGACAATAAAGCAAAACACTATAGGTTCCTCCAAAACCTTTTTGAATCAATGAAGCTATACATTACATGCCCATTAATTCGAAAGTCCCAGAAGTCTGACAGCTGACATCACATAAGCTCAACATGTCAGAGGCACAGGACTCCTTCCTCTGCTCTACATGACTAGGAAGGAGGCCCTGGTGAATTGAGGTACCAGTCACTTCAGAGATTTACTCAGAATCCTTCCACCAACAAGTAATTCTCCATATGTAAAGACCGTACGATTCCATTTGTTAGGAACAATCTACAAACATTgcccacctcaagccacccctcattctacTACCTGATCCAAAAGGTTAAAGTGAAGCATAAGGATAGGGGTGGGCGAGACTCCCACCCTACCGTTGATAGTTAACcactttatttaaagttaaacagCTGTTTTCCCAGCTTGCACTGCAATTATAGCCATATAtaaagaccttcaggtttgtatattaggaaaaatacaaagtactttaaaaaattgtaatcATTCCACTTTTGCAGCATTGAAAACCAAAAAAGCTTTTTAATGAattcatattatttatgtatgcatacattctgTAGATTTTAGTAGGGCTGGagttaaatgtgaatatattgcCAAGTTGCAAGGCATGTATATGCAGATACACTAATCAAGGAAATGctgtaatatgaaattttcataggtATGCAAACATAAACCTTGTATCTATCTATCATCGCAGCCACCCCTCTTTGTTCATCAGGTCAAAACAAGAAGTGCTCGGTGATGGCATATGAGTGAGGGGAATTCCCTTGCTCACTCTTCTTAACCACCAGTTAACCCATTTCCAACATGCACTGAAAGATACTCCTTCATAAAAAGCTCTGGTTTGTATAGCtctgaaaacaatgtcatatTTGAAGAAATGTAGCAGCACAACTTCCAAAACGGTCATCAGTGTTGCTGGTCATAATATCTACTCATGTATTGTATCAACAATAACAatcagtgaaactaatttgaaaactttcatctctcttcaaattactactcaattcactttcactatttttttcctcttattataTACTGCAGCTGTGGATAATATGGTGTTATGTATAGCTTGttcatatataattaagaatTTGCTGTGTACTGTACCCTTCCTGCTGTTACCCCACAAAACTCTTATGCTGGTCTCTTGCATTTCCTATTCTTGgcatttgatttgttaataagatatgttcataagtaatttgtattgtaatgtgaagctaagaaggtttacagatgtgaggtggtgggcatcaatattaactgttaatcTATTGTTGTCTTGTTGCCTCAGGAATGTTTTGATGCAGTGTCTGGACAACGTTTGGTAGGATTGTATTCATGTTTGGATAGAACTATCTAATGCACGCTTTGTTAATCAGCCTGAGACCTTTATGAGAACCTGAATTGAATTTGATCTATTATTTTGGTGCTTCAGTTTGGCATTATGTTTCCTAACTCTGTGTTGCATTCTTTGATTTCAGATTTTCCCTCAGAagaaccttccttccttcgtcagtTTTGATTAGCATCAGGATTTTGGGAAATGCATGTTGTTTAATGGTACTACATGCAACAATACCAATAGCAACTCTTAAAGTGTTTGAGACAACAGTGAATTATTCTACGtgtatttaacaaatttaaacaaGTAAAAGTTGTTTTGAATATTAGATTCATACATCAGCAGTGAAATCTGGTTGTAGTCCTTCAAGATATTGTACAGATTTATTCggtaattatttgtaaacaattctgtgttaagagttgtgaattgaacacattgtcattacagaacaggacaggacataaggctaaaatgaatccagaatattctttagaatttcctttgaaaagtgaaactgaaggtgcattatcactaccttccataaatcaagaaaactGCAACTTGGCTGACTTTAGTGGAACCAGTGATGGagactttttgtctctggatccattgatggatatcaaaatagagccagaggaattctatgagtctaatgaagatgatgaatattcatatgaaatgaattcaatAGTGAATGATAAACATCCGcaaacttgcaaaaaggaagtaaaacaagaaagaaggaatagtcaCAATGGAGAGAAGCCTTTCATATCCACTGACTGTGAGAAAgcattttacaagaaaatcaatcttacaaatgatatcacaaatcctaccagagagaaattcatatgcaatgactgtgggaaaaCATTTTCCTTGAAACATAATCTTATAgctcatatgagaatccatacaggagagaagccattcatgtgcaaggaatgtgggaaaggatTTGCCCACAAACATCATCTTACAATTCACATGAGAATCCACAGTGGAGAGAAaccattcatgtgcaaggaatgtgggaaagcatttcccaGGAAAGATAGCcttacaattcatatgagaatccatactggagagaagctaTTCGTGTGCAAGAAATGTGGGAAAATATTTCCCAGGAAAGGTGATCTTAaaattcatatgagaatccacactggagagaaaccattcatgtgcaacgaatgtgggaaagcattttcccacaaaCCAAGTCTTACTtgtcatatgagattgcatactggagagaagccatatatgtgcaaggaatgtgggaaagcatttcccaTGAAACAACGTCTTGCAATTCATATGaggttgcatactggag is drawn from Macrobrachium nipponense isolate FS-2020 chromosome 47, ASM1510439v2, whole genome shotgun sequence and contains these coding sequences:
- the LOC135204710 gene encoding gastrula zinc finger protein XlCGF8.2DB-like yields the protein MNPEYSLEFPLKSETEGALSLPSINQENCNLADFSGTSDGDFLSLDPLMDIKIEPEEFYESNEDDEYSYEMNSIVNDKHPQTCKKEVKQERRNSHNGEKPFISTDCEKAFYKKINLTNDITNPTREKFICNDCGKTFSLKHNLIAHMRIHTGEKPFMCKECGKGFAHKHHLTIHMRIHSGEKPFMCKECGKAFPRKDSLTIHMRIHTGEKLFVCKKCGKIFPRKGDLKIHMRIHTGEKPFMCNECGKAFSHKPSLTCHMRLHTGEKPYMCKECGKAFPMKQRLAIHMRLHTGEKPFLCKECGKAFSRKSSLTRHMRLHTREEKETT